In Neisseria animalis, a single window of DNA contains:
- the mscL gene encoding large conductance mechanosensitive channel protein MscL: protein MSISSEFKEFIMRGNVVDLAVGMVVGTAFSAIVKSLVDDVIMPPIGMLLGGVDFSNLFLTLKEGANMPEGGYATLAAAQEAGAVTINLGLFINSIISFLIVAAAIFCVVKALNSMKKKAEEEAEAPEEPSEEVLLLREIRDSLNKK, encoded by the coding sequence ATGTCTATCTCTTCAGAATTTAAAGAATTTATCATGCGCGGCAACGTGGTTGATCTGGCTGTCGGTATGGTAGTCGGTACAGCGTTCAGCGCGATTGTGAAATCATTGGTTGATGATGTGATTATGCCGCCAATCGGTATGTTGCTGGGCGGTGTGGATTTCTCCAACCTGTTCCTGACCCTGAAAGAAGGTGCAAATATGCCTGAAGGCGGCTACGCCACGCTGGCAGCTGCCCAAGAAGCGGGTGCGGTTACCATCAATCTAGGTTTGTTCATCAACAGCATCATCAGCTTCCTGATTGTGGCCGCTGCCATTTTCTGTGTGGTTAAGGCATTGAACAGCATGAAGAAAAAGGCTGAAGAAGAAGCCGAAGCACCTGAAGAACCAAGCGAAGAAGTATTGCTGTTGCGCGAAATCCGCGATTCTTTGAACAAAAAATAA
- the fabG gene encoding 3-oxoacyl-ACP reductase FabG — protein MSNQDLSGKIALVTGASRGIGAAIADTLAAAGATVIGTATSESGAAAIGERLAQWGGQGRALNAAEPESIETLVADIEKEFGKLDILVNNAGITRDNLLMRMKEEEWDNIMQVNLKSVFRASKAVLRGMMKQRSGRVINITSVVGAMGNAGQTNYAAAKAGLIGFAKSMAREVGSRGITVNCVAPGFIDTDMTRALSEETRKMFEAQTALGKFGDPQDIADAVLFLASDQAKYITGQTLHVNGGMLMP, from the coding sequence ATGAGCAATCAAGATTTGAGCGGCAAAATTGCCTTAGTAACCGGCGCATCGCGCGGCATCGGTGCAGCCATTGCCGACACTTTGGCCGCCGCAGGAGCTACCGTAATCGGCACGGCAACTTCCGAAAGCGGTGCCGCCGCCATCGGCGAACGCTTGGCTCAATGGGGCGGACAAGGCAGAGCATTGAATGCCGCCGAACCGGAAAGCATTGAAACGCTGGTTGCCGACATCGAAAAAGAATTCGGCAAACTCGATATTTTGGTCAACAATGCCGGCATTACCCGCGACAACCTCTTAATGCGGATGAAAGAAGAAGAGTGGGACAACATCATGCAGGTCAACCTGAAATCCGTATTCCGCGCCTCCAAAGCCGTATTGCGCGGCATGATGAAACAACGCAGTGGCCGCGTCATCAACATCACTTCCGTGGTCGGCGCGATGGGCAATGCCGGTCAAACCAACTATGCCGCCGCCAAAGCAGGCTTAATCGGTTTTGCCAAATCGATGGCGCGCGAAGTCGGCAGCCGCGGCATTACCGTAAACTGTGTTGCCCCCGGCTTTATCGATACCGACATGACCCGCGCCCTGTCGGAAGAAACCCGCAAAATGTTTGAAGCGCAAACCGCTTTGGGCAAATTCGGCGACCCGCAAGACATCGCCGACGCGGTATTGTTCTTGGCCTCCGACCAAGCCAAATACATCACCGGCCAAACGCTGCACGTCAACGGCGGTATGCTGATGCCTTAA
- the fabD gene encoding ACP S-malonyltransferase has product MSFAFFFPGQGSQSLGMMNGFEHNATVKATFNEASAVLGQDLWAMINGEDAEIIGQTVNTQPIMLAAGVATYRAYLEAGGKTPDVVAGHSLGEYTALVAAGALDFADAVKLVRLRAELMQSAVPQGVGAMAAILGLEDQQIKDICAAAAQEEVVEAVNFNSPGQVVIAGNAAAVERAMAAAKEAGAKRALPLPVSVPSHCSLMKPAADKLAEALKTIEIKQPQIRVIHNADVAAYDEADKIKDALVRQLYSPVRWTETVDILVKEGITESAECGPGKVLAGLAKRINKAAVCTALTNAEQVAAFIETH; this is encoded by the coding sequence ATGTCTTTTGCATTTTTCTTTCCGGGTCAGGGCTCCCAAAGCCTCGGCATGATGAACGGCTTTGAACACAACGCAACCGTCAAAGCCACTTTCAACGAAGCCTCCGCCGTACTCGGCCAAGATTTATGGGCAATGATTAACGGCGAAGATGCCGAAATCATCGGACAAACCGTCAACACCCAACCCATCATGCTGGCCGCCGGTGTCGCCACTTACCGCGCCTATCTCGAAGCAGGCGGCAAAACACCCGACGTGGTTGCCGGCCACAGCTTGGGCGAGTACACCGCCTTGGTTGCAGCAGGTGCATTGGATTTTGCCGATGCCGTCAAACTGGTCCGCCTGCGTGCCGAACTGATGCAGTCTGCCGTACCGCAAGGCGTGGGGGCAATGGCAGCGATTTTGGGCTTGGAAGACCAACAAATCAAAGACATCTGCGCCGCCGCCGCGCAAGAAGAAGTAGTTGAAGCCGTCAACTTCAACTCGCCCGGCCAAGTCGTGATTGCCGGCAACGCTGCCGCAGTCGAACGCGCCATGGCTGCCGCCAAAGAAGCCGGTGCCAAACGCGCCCTGCCGCTGCCGGTATCCGTTCCTTCCCATTGCAGCCTGATGAAGCCCGCTGCCGACAAACTGGCGGAAGCGCTCAAAACTATCGAAATCAAGCAACCGCAAATCCGCGTTATCCACAACGCCGACGTTGCCGCCTACGACGAAGCCGACAAAATCAAAGATGCGCTCGTGCGCCAGCTTTACAGCCCCGTCCGCTGGACGGAAACCGTCGATATACTGGTTAAAGAAGGCATTACCGAATCCGCCGAATGCGGCCCGGGCAAAGTATTGGCAGGCTTGGCCAAACGCATCAACAAAGCAGCCGTGTGCACCGCGCTGACCAACGCCGAGCAGGTTGCCGCCTTCATCGAAACACACTGA
- a CDS encoding DUF1294 domain-containing protein, with product MNTTALPVILPAAYLIAVAAAVSPKLAAAYLAAGAISFFLYRRDKTAAVRQQRRIPENALHTADLLGGWVGAWAARHRYRHKTAKTSFITVFWLSVAGNAALTYGIWRLTRI from the coding sequence ATGAACACAACCGCCCTGCCCGTTATCCTGCCTGCCGCCTACCTGATTGCCGTTGCCGCCGCCGTATCCCCGAAGCTGGCCGCAGCTTATCTTGCCGCAGGAGCAATCAGCTTTTTCCTGTACCGCCGCGACAAAACCGCTGCCGTCAGGCAACAGCGCCGCATACCCGAAAACGCCCTGCACACCGCAGACCTGCTCGGCGGCTGGGTCGGCGCATGGGCAGCGCGACACCGCTACCGGCACAAAACCGCCAAAACCTCTTTTATTACCGTATTTTGGTTAAGCGTTGCGGGCAATGCCGCCCTGACTTACGGGATTTGGCGACTGACCCGAATTTGA
- a CDS encoding beta-ketoacyl-ACP synthase III: MQYAKILGTGSYLPAKRVSNDDLAQKVDTSDEWITTRTGIKFRHIADEQEKTSDLAAAAARLALEDAGVAPDEIDLIVVATATPDMQFPSTATIVQQKLGMTNGSPAFDVQAVCAGFMYALNTAHAYIKSGMSKKILVIGAETFSRILDWNDRTTCVLFGDGAGAVVLGASDEPGIIHSKLHADGNYLDLLNVPAQIADGKICGSPFVKMDGPGVFKFAVKMLSKVADEVLTESGYSAEQIDWLIPHQANKRIIDSTAKHLGLPQEKVILTVQDHGNTSAASIPLALDTGIKSGKIRRGQNLLLEGIGGGFAWGAVLIKY, translated from the coding sequence ATGCAGTATGCCAAAATCCTCGGTACCGGCAGCTACCTCCCTGCCAAGCGCGTCAGCAACGACGACTTGGCACAGAAAGTCGATACGTCCGACGAATGGATTACCACGCGTACCGGTATCAAATTCCGCCATATTGCAGACGAGCAGGAGAAAACCAGCGATTTGGCCGCCGCCGCCGCCCGGCTTGCACTGGAAGATGCCGGCGTAGCGCCCGACGAAATCGACCTGATTGTCGTAGCCACCGCCACACCCGATATGCAGTTTCCGTCAACCGCCACCATCGTGCAGCAGAAGCTCGGCATGACCAACGGCAGCCCCGCATTCGACGTACAAGCCGTTTGTGCGGGCTTTATGTATGCCCTCAACACCGCCCATGCCTACATCAAAAGCGGCATGAGCAAAAAAATATTGGTAATCGGCGCAGAAACCTTCAGCCGCATTCTCGATTGGAACGACCGCACCACCTGCGTATTGTTCGGCGACGGTGCCGGAGCGGTAGTTTTGGGCGCGTCCGACGAGCCGGGCATTATCCACAGCAAACTGCACGCCGACGGCAACTACCTCGATCTGCTCAATGTTCCCGCGCAAATTGCAGACGGCAAAATCTGCGGCAGCCCGTTTGTCAAAATGGACGGCCCGGGCGTATTCAAATTCGCCGTGAAGATGCTGTCCAAAGTTGCAGACGAAGTACTGACCGAATCAGGTTACAGCGCGGAACAAATCGACTGGCTGATTCCCCATCAGGCAAACAAACGCATCATCGATTCCACCGCCAAGCATTTGGGGCTGCCGCAGGAAAAAGTCATTCTCACCGTACAAGACCACGGCAACACCTCCGCCGCCTCCATTCCGCTGGCACTGGATACCGGCATTAAAAGCGGCAAAATCCGGCGCGGACAAAACCTGCTGCTCGAAGGAATCGGCGGCGGATTTGCATGGGGTGCGGTATTGATCAAATACTGA
- a CDS encoding GntP family permease: MDGWTQTLGAGQLLGIAAAAVLLILVLIIKFRVHALLTLVSVSLLTALATGLPMGALVNDVLVKNFGGTLGNVALLVGLGAMLGRLVETSGGAQSLADALVKIFGEKRAPFALGVASLIFGFPIFFDAGLVVMLPIVFATARRMKQDVLPYALASIGAFSVMHVFLPPHPGPIAASEFYGANIGHVLIVGLPLAVVVWYFSGYLLGQVLGRKIRVPVPDLLSGGKQDDDAPKVPAKAGTVIGIMLIPMLLIFLNTGLATLISEGVVDKGETWVQALRMVGSTPVALLISVLVALFVLGRKRGEEASALEKTIDGALAPVCSVILITGAGGMFGGVLRASGIGQALADSMADLGIPVLLGCFLVALALRIAQGSATVALTTAAALMAPAVAAAGFSDWQLACVVLATAAGSVGVSHFNDSGFWLVGRLLDMDVPTTLKTWTVNQTLIALIGFALSALAFVIV, translated from the coding sequence ATGGACGGTTGGACTCAAACACTCGGTGCGGGTCAGCTGCTGGGCATTGCAGCGGCGGCGGTGCTGCTGATTCTGGTGCTGATTATCAAATTCCGCGTACACGCGCTGCTGACGCTGGTGTCGGTCAGCCTGCTGACCGCGCTGGCAACGGGTTTGCCGATGGGTGCGCTGGTCAACGATGTGTTGGTGAAAAACTTCGGCGGCACGCTCGGCAATGTGGCGTTGCTGGTGGGCTTGGGCGCGATGCTCGGCCGTTTGGTGGAAACTTCGGGCGGCGCGCAGTCGCTGGCGGACGCGCTGGTGAAAATATTCGGTGAAAAGCGTGCGCCGTTTGCATTGGGCGTGGCTTCGCTGATTTTCGGTTTTCCGATTTTCTTTGATGCCGGTCTGGTGGTGATGCTGCCGATTGTGTTTGCTACGGCGCGGCGGATGAAGCAGGACGTATTGCCTTACGCGCTGGCTTCCATCGGCGCGTTTTCGGTGATGCACGTTTTCCTGCCGCCGCACCCGGGGCCGATTGCGGCTTCTGAGTTTTACGGTGCGAATATCGGCCACGTTCTGATTGTCGGCCTGCCGCTGGCGGTTGTGGTGTGGTATTTCAGCGGGTATCTGTTGGGTCAGGTTTTGGGGCGCAAAATCCGCGTACCCGTACCGGATTTGCTCAGCGGCGGCAAACAAGACGACGACGCGCCGAAAGTGCCTGCCAAGGCGGGTACGGTCATCGGCATCATGCTGATTCCGATGCTGCTGATTTTCCTGAATACCGGCTTGGCCACGCTGATTAGCGAGGGTGTGGTCGATAAAGGCGAAACTTGGGTGCAGGCGCTGCGTATGGTCGGCTCGACTCCGGTGGCGTTGCTGATTTCGGTATTGGTTGCCCTGTTTGTATTGGGGCGCAAGCGCGGCGAAGAGGCAAGCGCGTTGGAAAAAACCATTGACGGCGCACTGGCTCCGGTCTGCTCGGTGATTCTGATTACCGGCGCAGGCGGAATGTTCGGCGGCGTGCTGCGTGCTTCGGGTATCGGTCAGGCATTGGCCGACAGCATGGCGGATTTGGGTATTCCCGTGTTGCTGGGCTGTTTTTTGGTGGCGTTGGCACTGCGTATCGCACAAGGTTCGGCAACCGTGGCACTGACAACCGCCGCCGCGCTGATGGCACCCGCCGTAGCCGCCGCCGGTTTCAGCGACTGGCAGTTGGCCTGCGTGGTACTGGCAACAGCGGCCGGCTCTGTGGGCGTAAGCCATTTCAACGATTCGGGCTTTTGGCTGGTAGGGCGTTTGCTGGATATGGACGTGCCGACCACGCTGAAAACGTGGACGGTCAACCAAACGCTGATTGCATTAATCGGCTTCGCGCTGTCGGCTTTGGCGTTTGTCATCGTATAA
- a CDS encoding gluconokinase — MTVHFVVMGVSGCGKTTTALALQKHLNQCSYAEGDDFHTQANRDKMGAGIPLTDEDRYPWLHNLRDWMTEQAQAGAAYSIVTCSALKRQYRDILRGAEGKTVFIHLSPPQDVNLERMLSRQGHYMKAGMLDSQLAILETLGADEYGIKIDNAGAPEAVEADILAWLKAEGLL, encoded by the coding sequence ATGACGGTACATTTTGTTGTCATGGGCGTGAGCGGCTGCGGCAAAACCACAACCGCGCTGGCCTTGCAAAAGCATTTGAACCAATGCTCGTATGCGGAGGGCGATGATTTCCACACCCAAGCCAACCGCGACAAAATGGGTGCGGGGATTCCGCTTACCGATGAAGACCGCTATCCGTGGCTGCACAATCTGCGCGATTGGATGACGGAGCAGGCGCAGGCGGGCGCGGCGTATTCCATCGTAACCTGCTCGGCACTCAAGCGGCAATACCGCGATATTTTGCGCGGCGCGGAAGGGAAAACGGTATTTATCCACCTCTCTCCGCCGCAAGATGTCAACTTGGAACGTATGCTGTCGCGCCAAGGGCATTACATGAAAGCCGGTATGCTGGATTCCCAACTGGCGATTTTGGAAACGCTCGGTGCTGACGAATACGGCATTAAAATCGACAACGCCGGTGCGCCCGAAGCGGTTGAGGCCGATATTTTGGCTTGGCTGAAAGCGGAAGGTTTGCTGTAA
- the tldD gene encoding metalloprotease TldD, whose amino-acid sequence MQHIYSTVHRDLLEANHLSADLLKQGLAVIGSRQVDYADIYCQRTAYESWHLEEGMVKSGSFQIDQGVGVRAVSGDKTAFAYADSLNFDSIKRSAEAVRVIGALGQSKSADVSVRQPERSIHGGFNPTASLDSAAKVALLHKVEALAKAADPRIVQVMAGLTCEYDMIYLARLDGKHAADIRPMVRLNVNVIAKQGERREQGSAGGGGRYDLAYFDETLVRQFVDTAVKQALTNLESRPAPAGEMTVVLGNGWPGVLLHEAVGHGLEGDFNRKQTSVFSGRIGERVAAKGVTVVDQGDIPDRRGSLNIDDEGNETRRTVLIEDGILVGYMQDETNARLMGCETTGNGRRESYAATTMPRMTNTFMENGGYLPEEIIASVDKGIYAVNFGGGQVDITSGKFVFSASEAWWVENGKLQYPVKGATIIGNGPEVLKYVSMIGNDSALDSGVGVCGKEGQSVPVGVGQPTLRIDQGLTVGGSEV is encoded by the coding sequence ATGCAGCACATTTATTCTACTGTTCACCGTGATTTGCTCGAGGCCAATCATCTTTCTGCCGATTTGTTGAAACAGGGCTTGGCCGTTATCGGCAGCCGCCAAGTCGATTATGCCGACATCTACTGCCAGCGCACGGCTTACGAAAGTTGGCATTTGGAAGAGGGCATGGTGAAATCGGGCAGTTTCCAAATCGATCAGGGTGTCGGTGTGCGGGCGGTATCGGGCGATAAAACGGCGTTTGCTTATGCCGACAGCCTCAATTTCGATTCCATCAAGCGTTCTGCCGAGGCCGTGCGCGTGATTGGCGCGCTGGGGCAGAGCAAAAGTGCGGACGTATCGGTGCGGCAGCCGGAAAGAAGCATACACGGCGGTTTTAATCCGACGGCCAGTTTGGATTCTGCCGCCAAAGTTGCGTTGTTGCACAAAGTCGAAGCCTTGGCAAAAGCCGCCGATCCGCGCATTGTGCAGGTGATGGCGGGGCTGACTTGCGAATACGACATGATTTATCTGGCAAGATTGGACGGCAAACACGCTGCCGACATCCGCCCGATGGTGCGCTTGAATGTTAATGTTATCGCCAAGCAGGGCGAGCGGCGGGAGCAGGGCAGCGCGGGCGGCGGCGGGCGGTATGACTTGGCTTATTTCGATGAAACGCTGGTTCGGCAATTTGTCGATACCGCCGTCAAGCAGGCTTTGACCAATCTGGAATCCCGTCCTGCTCCGGCGGGGGAAATGACTGTGGTACTGGGCAACGGTTGGCCGGGGGTATTGCTGCACGAAGCGGTGGGGCACGGTTTGGAAGGCGATTTCAACCGCAAGCAGACCAGCGTGTTCAGCGGCCGAATCGGCGAACGCGTAGCGGCCAAAGGCGTTACCGTGGTCGATCAGGGCGATATTCCCGACCGCAGGGGTTCGCTCAATATCGACGACGAGGGAAATGAAACGCGCCGCACGGTATTGATTGAAGACGGCATTTTGGTCGGTTATATGCAGGACGAAACCAATGCGCGGCTGATGGGTTGCGAGACCACCGGCAACGGCCGCCGCGAAAGTTATGCCGCAACCACCATGCCGCGCATGACCAATACTTTTATGGAAAACGGCGGCTACCTTCCCGAAGAAATCATTGCTTCGGTGGATAAAGGCATTTACGCCGTCAACTTCGGCGGCGGCCAAGTGGACATTACCAGCGGCAAATTTGTTTTTTCCGCTTCCGAAGCGTGGTGGGTGGAAAACGGCAAGCTGCAATATCCGGTAAAGGGTGCAACCATTATCGGCAACGGGCCGGAAGTGTTGAAATACGTTTCGATGATCGGCAACGACAGCGCGTTGGACAGCGGCGTGGGCGTGTGCGGCAAAGAAGGGCAGAGCGTGCCTGTGGGCGTGGGGCAGCCGACTTTGCGGATTGACCAAGGTTTGACCGTAGGGGGCAGCGAAGTGTAA
- a CDS encoding cytochrome b, producing the protein MTTPTPTAYDSISRFFHWIMALCFAIMLATAVLFFIEADIPNLMNLHKSVGSLLILLAVLRLLWAITKARRPAADNAAAKLGHLALYVLMLAVPAIALIRQYGGGRGPLKVFGIEVMQGSPEKIEWMTQLGNQWHSTLAWILFALAAGHIAMAVIHQIKGEKIMQRMIGRQ; encoded by the coding sequence ATGACCACACCAACCCCCACCGCTTACGACAGCATCAGCCGCTTTTTCCATTGGATCATGGCACTTTGCTTTGCCATTATGCTGGCAACCGCCGTTTTGTTTTTTATTGAAGCCGACATTCCCAATCTGATGAATCTTCACAAATCGGTCGGCTCGCTGCTGATACTGTTAGCCGTACTGCGCCTGCTGTGGGCAATAACCAAAGCCCGCCGCCCGGCCGCCGACAATGCCGCGGCGAAGCTCGGTCATCTCGCGCTGTATGTGCTGATGCTGGCCGTACCTGCCATCGCATTAATCCGACAATACGGCGGCGGCAGAGGCCCGCTGAAAGTATTCGGTATCGAAGTGATGCAAGGCTCTCCGGAAAAAATCGAGTGGATGACGCAACTGGGCAACCAATGGCACAGCACGCTGGCATGGATTTTGTTCGCGCTTGCCGCCGGACACATTGCCATGGCGGTTATCCATCAAATCAAAGGCGAAAAAATCATGCAGCGCATGATTGGCCGCCAATAA
- the prmC gene encoding peptide chain release factor N(5)-glutamine methyltransferase, with translation MTLEQWLRQCPLPKAEARMLLQYAGGYTRVRLVTCGHDKLPENVGAALAALQQRRQNGEPMAYILGEREFYGRRFAVNRNVLIPRPETEHLVEAVLDKLPPNGRIWDLGTGSGAVAVTVALEREDAEVHASDISSGALAVARQNAADLGAAVTFACGSWFEAGLPQGGSSSNGQGSYDVIVSNPPYIEAEDEHLAQGDLRFEPQNALTDFADGLSCIRILAQGAPAYLKNGGWLVLEHGYNQGAAVRDILSSRGFTAVSTLPDLAGLDRITQGQWSGS, from the coding sequence ATGACTTTGGAACAATGGTTGCGCCAATGTCCGCTGCCGAAAGCCGAAGCGCGGATGTTGTTGCAATATGCCGGCGGTTATACGCGCGTCCGGCTGGTAACGTGCGGACACGACAAGCTGCCCGAGAATGTCGGGGCGGCGTTGGCGGCATTGCAGCAGCGGCGGCAAAACGGCGAACCGATGGCGTATATTTTGGGCGAACGCGAGTTTTACGGCAGACGGTTTGCCGTGAACCGCAACGTATTGATTCCGCGCCCTGAAACCGAACATTTGGTAGAAGCCGTGTTGGACAAACTGCCCCCGAACGGGCGGATATGGGATTTGGGTACGGGCAGCGGCGCGGTGGCGGTAACAGTCGCTTTGGAGCGCGAAGATGCCGAAGTGCACGCCTCGGACATCAGCAGCGGCGCTTTAGCGGTGGCACGGCAGAACGCGGCGGATTTGGGTGCGGCGGTAACCTTTGCCTGTGGTTCGTGGTTTGAAGCCGGGCTGCCGCAGGGCGGGAGTTCTTCAAACGGGCAGGGCAGCTATGACGTGATTGTTTCCAATCCGCCGTATATCGAAGCAGAAGACGAACATTTGGCGCAGGGAGATTTGCGTTTCGAGCCGCAAAACGCATTAACCGATTTTGCAGACGGCCTGAGCTGTATCCGCATTTTGGCACAGGGAGCGCCGGCATATTTGAAAAACGGCGGCTGGCTGGTGTTGGAACACGGCTACAACCAAGGGGCAGCCGTGCGCGATATTTTGAGCAGTCGGGGTTTTACGGCGGTCAGCACTTTGCCCGATTTGGCAGGATTAGACAGAATCACGCAGGGGCAGTGGTCGGGAAGCTGA
- a CDS encoding NUDIX domain-containing protein: MNTLDTRTLVDVVAGIVMNRNGEYLLSSRPEGKPYAGYWEFAGGKVEAGESGFEALRREFAEELGIDIHRAVPWLTKIHSYEHARVHLRFLWINPDDWSGRLQAKEGQSWSWQKAGDFTVSPMLPANGPLLKALSVPRVLSGSLNSGLYGENAAGLYFVAPYATAEPHHRHILIGAEKLAALGKMPAADSVWIVLQTASQWENIQDADVAVWQVENETDAQAALTRLQQGVSLPLVIAAAPPLLEQYRQRWSEAGAHALLAHETVEAV, translated from the coding sequence ATGAATACACTAGACACCCGCACCTTGGTTGACGTTGTTGCCGGTATCGTCATGAACCGCAACGGCGAATACCTGCTCAGCTCTCGCCCCGAAGGCAAACCTTATGCCGGTTATTGGGAATTTGCCGGCGGCAAAGTCGAAGCCGGAGAAAGCGGATTTGAAGCCCTGCGCCGCGAGTTTGCCGAAGAATTGGGCATTGACATCCACCGTGCCGTGCCGTGGCTGACCAAAATCCATTCCTACGAACACGCCCGCGTACACCTGCGTTTTTTATGGATAAACCCCGACGACTGGTCGGGCCGTCTGCAGGCCAAGGAAGGACAGTCTTGGTCTTGGCAGAAAGCCGGAGACTTTACCGTATCGCCGATGCTGCCTGCCAACGGGCCGCTGCTGAAAGCCTTGTCCGTACCGCGTGTACTTTCCGGCAGCCTGAACAGCGGCCTGTATGGCGAAAACGCGGCCGGTTTGTATTTTGTCGCACCATACGCAACCGCCGAACCGCACCACCGCCATATTCTGATTGGTGCAGAAAAATTGGCGGCTTTGGGCAAAATGCCGGCTGCCGACAGCGTATGGATCGTTTTGCAGACGGCCTCACAATGGGAGAATATTCAAGATGCCGATGTAGCGGTATGGCAGGTTGAAAATGAAACCGACGCGCAAGCTGCGTTAACGCGCCTCCAGCAGGGTGTTTCGCTGCCCTTGGTGATTGCCGCCGCGCCGCCGCTGTTGGAACAATACCGCCAACGCTGGTCGGAAGCAGGGGCTCACGCGCTGCTGGCACATGAAACCGTAGAGGCCGTCTGA
- the acpS gene encoding holo-ACP synthase, with the protein MIYGIGTDLLSVGRIARLYRKFGAAFAERILCSEELRELPQAADSDNYLAKRFAAKEAFAKAVGTGIRGAVSFSHIGIGHDKLGKPEFFYTPALSAWLAEQGIARVSLSLSDEDGMVLAFAVAEQ; encoded by the coding sequence ATGATTTACGGCATCGGTACAGATCTCTTGTCTGTCGGGCGCATTGCCCGGCTTTACCGGAAATTCGGTGCGGCATTTGCCGAGCGCATTCTCTGCTCCGAGGAATTGCGGGAGCTGCCGCAAGCCGCCGATTCCGACAATTATCTGGCCAAACGCTTTGCCGCCAAAGAAGCATTCGCCAAAGCGGTCGGCACGGGCATACGCGGTGCGGTATCGTTTTCCCATATCGGTATCGGCCACGACAAACTGGGCAAGCCGGAATTTTTCTATACGCCCGCATTGTCCGCTTGGCTGGCAGAACAAGGCATTGCCCGTGTCAGCCTGAGCCTGAGCGATGAAGACGGCATGGTTTTGGCTTTTGCTGTTGCCGAACAGTAA
- a CDS encoding cytochrome C assembly family protein gives MPIILICLIAVYAGLGVFVWLHQRKRGETHYPVRLEWAVLAPALLAHGTVLLLPVLRDQVLITGFGYSLSLIVWLMLMMYCLGSFFYNLRGLQLLLYPCAALSLLLGLLFPGRFIGYQVDDLPFMLHVGSSLLAYGLFGIVTLFAVLILLLNRNLHRRRLSPVVRFLPPLLSLEKMMFRGMAAGFVLLTYSVVSGTFFSESVFGKPLALTHKTVFGIASWLIYGGLLLKHSMMSWRGKKAAVWTIIGFISLILAYVGSKFVLEVVLNH, from the coding sequence ATGCCGATAATTTTGATTTGCCTGATAGCAGTTTATGCGGGGTTGGGCGTTTTTGTGTGGCTGCACCAACGCAAACGCGGCGAAACGCACTATCCCGTCAGATTGGAATGGGCGGTGTTGGCACCCGCGCTGCTGGCGCACGGTACGGTGTTGCTGTTGCCGGTTTTGCGCGATCAGGTATTGATTACCGGCTTCGGCTACTCGCTCAGCCTGATTGTCTGGCTGATGTTGATGATGTATTGCTTGGGCAGCTTCTTTTACAACCTGCGCGGCCTGCAACTCTTGCTTTATCCCTGCGCCGCACTGTCGCTGCTGCTGGGGCTGCTGTTTCCCGGCCGCTTTATCGGCTATCAGGTGGACGATTTGCCGTTTATGCTACACGTCGGCTCATCGCTGCTGGCATATGGTTTGTTCGGCATCGTTACGCTGTTTGCCGTGTTAATCCTGCTGCTCAACCGCAATCTGCACCGCCGCCGTCTGTCGCCCGTGGTGCGTTTTCTGCCGCCTTTGCTGAGTTTGGAAAAAATGATGTTTCGGGGCATGGCAGCCGGTTTTGTGTTGCTGACTTACTCCGTTGTCAGCGGCACGTTTTTTTCCGAAAGCGTATTCGGCAAACCCTTGGCGCTTACCCACAAAACCGTTTTCGGTATTGCTTCTTGGCTGATTTATGGCGGCCTGCTGCTGAAACACAGCATGATGTCGTGGCGCGGCAAAAAAGCGGCGGTTTGGACGATTATCGGCTTTATCAGCCTGATTCTGGCCTATGTCGGCAGCAAATTCGTTTTGGAAGTGGTACTGAACCATTAA